In uncultured Draconibacterium sp., one genomic interval encodes:
- a CDS encoding OmpH family outer membrane protein: protein MRNLMKLMAVLMFTVASYTAANAQSLKFGHIDLQALVQVMPERTAAEAEFNTFQGELEEILGEMQKDYQGKLAEFEAMGEEVSDIKRNAKIAEIQDVQQRIQNYQVTAQQQVQQKQAELLGPVFDKAEKAIEEVAKEQGLIYVFDSGAGNRTILYKSNQSVDVLPLVKTKLGIQ, encoded by the coding sequence ATGAGAAATTTAATGAAATTAATGGCAGTGCTAATGTTCACTGTAGCATCATATACTGCTGCCAATGCTCAATCTTTAAAATTTGGCCACATCGATCTGCAGGCGTTAGTTCAGGTTATGCCGGAAAGAACTGCTGCTGAAGCCGAGTTCAATACCTTCCAGGGTGAATTAGAAGAAATTCTAGGTGAAATGCAAAAAGACTACCAGGGAAAATTAGCCGAATTTGAGGCAATGGGAGAAGAGGTTTCGGATATTAAAAGAAATGCAAAGATCGCCGAAATTCAGGATGTACAACAACGTATCCAGAATTACCAGGTTACTGCACAACAACAGGTGCAACAAAAACAAGCCGAGCTTTTAGGACCTGTTTTTGATAAAGCTGAAAAAGCAATTGAAGAAGTAGCCAAAGAGCAAGGTCTGATTTACGTTTTTGATTCAGGTGCTGGAAACAGAACTATCCTTTACAAGTCGAACCAAAGCGTTGACGTTTTACCTCTGGTAAAAACTAAATTGGGTATTCAGTAA
- the murI gene encoding glutamate racemase has protein sequence MKFSPIGVFDSGYGGLTVLKELIKTMPEYDFLYLGDNARTPYGTRSFDVVYDYTLQAVKYLFAQGCPLVIIACNTASAKALRNIQMLDLPRIAPDNRVLGVIRPSVEKVAEITQIGHVGVLGTVGTVASESYPIELEKWSEGHVKSTVQEACPMWVPLVENNEIENPGADYFVKKNIDSVFQKDNSLDTLILGCTHYPLLIDVIKKYVPENVNILTQGAIVAEKLVDYLQRHPEMEQRLTKGGSLEYQTTESAATFESKAALFMGSEVNAKTVHL, from the coding sequence ATGAAATTCTCTCCGATTGGAGTTTTTGATTCCGGGTATGGCGGGTTAACCGTTCTGAAAGAGTTGATAAAAACGATGCCCGAATACGACTTTTTATACCTTGGCGACAACGCCCGCACACCATATGGAACCCGTTCGTTTGATGTGGTGTACGATTATACGCTGCAGGCCGTAAAATATTTGTTTGCGCAGGGATGTCCCCTTGTGATAATTGCCTGTAATACCGCCTCGGCAAAGGCTTTGCGCAATATCCAAATGTTGGATTTGCCACGCATAGCTCCCGATAATCGAGTGTTGGGGGTAATCCGTCCGAGCGTTGAAAAGGTAGCTGAAATTACGCAGATTGGACACGTTGGCGTTTTGGGAACTGTTGGTACAGTGGCCTCGGAGTCTTACCCGATTGAACTGGAAAAGTGGTCGGAAGGACATGTGAAGTCAACCGTTCAGGAAGCTTGCCCCATGTGGGTGCCATTGGTGGAGAATAATGAAATTGAAAATCCTGGTGCCGATTATTTTGTTAAGAAAAATATCGACTCGGTATTTCAGAAAGATAATTCTTTAGATACTCTTATTCTGGGGTGTACGCATTATCCGTTGCTTATTGATGTGATTAAAAAGTATGTGCCGGAAAATGTAAATATTCTAACACAGGGAGCCATTGTCGCCGAGAAACTGGTTGATTATTTGCAGCGCCATCCAGAAATGGAACAACGCTTAACGAAAGGAGGCAGTTTGGAATACCAGACCACCGAATCGGCTGCCACTTTCGAAAGCAAAGCAGCCTTATTTATGGGTAGTGAGGTGAACGCTAAAACGGTTCACCTTTAA
- a CDS encoding glycosyltransferase encodes MKAAKINKENNKKERIENTKLFEIAWEVCNQVGGIYTVIRSKVPSVIDKWGNENYFLIGPYFAEQAAAHFDPATDYSTPIGKAVLEMQSRGFEVYYGQWIVSGRPNVILFNPYSIYDKLGEIKYYLFQDYNISIPDGDELLDKVAAFGFQVKEFFHYLCGSDFCNDNIIAHFHEWMAGLPIPGIRKSNLNIKTVFTTHATLLGRYLAMNDQEFYSHLPFYNWEVEANKFNVAPIANIERASAHGAHVFTTVSEVTARECTHLLGRTPDLILPNGLNIERFEAIHEVQNQHVQVKKQIHEFVMGHFFQSYSFDLDKTLYFFTSGRYEYQNKGYDLTLEALARLNWKMQQAGTDMTVVSFFITKRPFYSFNPEVLQSKAQIEDVGRVVEEIQRQVGDRLYKEITTITGQYEFPDLRALVDDYLRLKLRRNVQSWKTQNLPKVVTHQLVDDAKDEILNFLRTSNLVNNRHDKVKIVYHPDFIATTNPLFKMDYTQFVRGCHLGIFPSMYEPWGYTPLECLASGLPSITSNLAGFGDYVVNNIEDHDNKGMFIIDRTDGNFNRAAEELANMLFEFVNLSRRDRIALRYRCEEAAMHFDWSNLGKFYDEAYKLVSER; translated from the coding sequence ATGAAGGCAGCGAAGATAAACAAGGAAAATAATAAAAAGGAGCGGATAGAAAATACCAAGCTTTTTGAAATAGCCTGGGAAGTCTGCAACCAGGTTGGTGGAATTTACACCGTTATTCGCTCTAAAGTACCATCGGTGATCGATAAGTGGGGGAATGAGAATTATTTCCTTATCGGGCCTTATTTTGCCGAGCAGGCTGCAGCACATTTCGATCCGGCAACCGATTACTCCACACCCATTGGTAAAGCGGTTTTGGAAATGCAGTCGCGCGGTTTCGAAGTGTATTACGGTCAGTGGATTGTCTCCGGTCGGCCGAATGTGATTCTTTTTAATCCTTATTCGATTTACGACAAGCTTGGTGAAATAAAGTACTATTTGTTTCAGGATTACAATATTTCTATTCCCGATGGGGATGAGTTGCTGGATAAAGTAGCAGCTTTTGGATTTCAGGTGAAAGAGTTTTTCCATTATCTGTGTGGAAGCGATTTCTGTAACGATAATATTATCGCTCACTTTCACGAGTGGATGGCCGGTTTACCAATACCCGGGATCCGAAAATCGAACCTGAACATAAAAACGGTATTTACCACTCACGCAACATTGCTGGGCCGTTACCTGGCCATGAACGATCAGGAATTTTACAGTCATTTACCATTTTACAATTGGGAGGTAGAAGCCAATAAGTTTAATGTAGCGCCCATCGCTAATATCGAACGGGCATCGGCGCACGGAGCTCATGTCTTTACCACGGTAAGTGAAGTTACAGCGCGAGAGTGTACTCATTTGTTGGGCCGGACACCGGATTTGATCCTACCAAATGGATTGAACATTGAACGATTTGAGGCTATACACGAAGTGCAAAACCAACACGTTCAGGTAAAGAAACAAATCCATGAGTTTGTAATGGGGCACTTTTTCCAAAGCTATTCATTCGATCTGGATAAAACCTTATATTTCTTTACATCGGGGCGCTACGAGTACCAAAACAAGGGTTACGATTTAACGCTTGAGGCACTGGCCCGTTTAAACTGGAAAATGCAGCAGGCAGGGACGGATATGACGGTGGTTTCTTTCTTTATTACAAAACGCCCGTTCTATTCATTTAACCCTGAGGTGTTACAATCCAAGGCTCAGATTGAAGATGTTGGCCGTGTGGTTGAAGAAATTCAACGACAGGTGGGCGATAGGCTCTACAAGGAAATTACAACGATTACGGGTCAATATGAGTTCCCCGACTTAAGGGCTTTGGTTGACGATTACCTGCGATTAAAATTGCGACGTAACGTACAAAGTTGGAAGACCCAGAATTTGCCAAAAGTAGTTACGCACCAGTTGGTTGACGATGCTAAAGATGAAATCTTAAACTTCCTGCGTACCTCAAACCTGGTGAATAACCGACATGATAAAGTAAAAATTGTATATCACCCGGATTTTATTGCCACAACGAACCCGTTGTTTAAAATGGATTATACACAGTTTGTGCGTGGTTGTCACCTGGGAATTTTCCCGAGTATGTACGAACCATGGGGTTATACACCTCTTGAATGTTTAGCCAGTGGTTTGCCATCGATAACCAGTAATCTGGCCGGATTTGGCGATTATGTGGTGAATAATATTGAAGATCACGATAACAAAGGAATGTTTATTATTGACCGTACAGATGGTAATTTCAACCGGGCAGCCGAAGAGTTGGCAAACATGTTGTTCGAGTTTGTAAACTTATCGCGCCGCGACCGGATTGCATTACGTTATCGTTGCGAGGAGGCGGCTATGCATTTCGACTGGTCGAACCTGGGTAAATTTTATGACGAAGCTTATAAACTGGTTTCCGAACGCTAA
- a CDS encoding aminoglycoside phosphotransferase family protein: MTNLTTIAQHFQLEAEIENIEPLGEGFINDTFIITTKNGGPKYILQRKNKNIFSPIPAMMENIQKVCTHIKKKVVDTGGDPLREAMTIIPATDGKLYFLDNEKEYWAVCLFIEDTIAYEAAKTPELAYAGGKGIGKFQSLVADLKEPLVNILPGFHDIRYRYKQWDEVLTKDPVGRKEKVSEEISWIESRKAEMLAFWELVENGTIPTRISHNDTKINNILFDKKGEVLCVIDLDTVLSSTVLNDFGDAMRTYTNTGLEDDKNLDNVSMDMEIFKAFAKGYMEETATFLSPKEIEYLAFSARYITYEQVLRFLMDYIDGDNYYKTKSTDHNLVRARAQYKLLQSMEEQFAVMDSFVKSYITELQK; this comes from the coding sequence ATGACTAATCTGACGACAATTGCACAACACTTTCAACTCGAGGCCGAAATTGAAAACATAGAACCACTGGGCGAGGGTTTTATAAACGATACTTTTATTATCACCACCAAAAATGGCGGGCCTAAATATATTCTGCAGCGCAAAAACAAGAACATCTTCTCTCCCATCCCCGCGATGATGGAGAATATTCAAAAAGTTTGCACCCACATTAAAAAGAAAGTTGTTGATACCGGCGGCGATCCGTTGCGCGAGGCAATGACTATCATTCCCGCAACAGATGGGAAGCTGTATTTTCTGGACAACGAAAAGGAATACTGGGCAGTTTGTCTATTTATAGAAGACACTATTGCTTACGAAGCTGCAAAAACACCGGAGCTGGCCTATGCAGGAGGAAAAGGAATTGGCAAATTCCAATCGCTGGTGGCCGATTTAAAAGAACCGCTTGTGAATATTCTTCCCGGATTTCACGATATACGTTATCGTTATAAACAGTGGGACGAAGTGCTGACAAAAGATCCTGTTGGAAGAAAAGAAAAGGTAAGCGAAGAAATTTCGTGGATTGAAAGCAGAAAAGCGGAAATGTTAGCTTTTTGGGAATTAGTAGAAAACGGCACGATTCCAACGCGCATCAGCCATAACGACACCAAAATAAATAACATTCTATTCGACAAAAAAGGCGAAGTACTTTGTGTGATCGATTTAGACACCGTACTAAGCAGTACCGTTTTAAATGATTTTGGCGATGCCATGCGTACTTATACCAACACCGGGCTGGAAGACGATAAAAACCTCGATAATGTTTCGATGGATATGGAAATCTTTAAGGCTTTTGCCAAAGGATATATGGAAGAAACAGCCACATTTTTAAGCCCGAAAGAAATTGAATACCTGGCATTTTCAGCCCGATATATTACTTATGAGCAGGTGTTACGGTTCCTGATGGATTATATTGACGGGGATAATTATTACAAAACCAAATCGACCGATCATAATTTGGTGCGTGCCCGTGCACAATACAAGTTACTGCAAAGTATGGAAGAACAATTTGCAGTGATGGACAGCTTTGTAAAATCGTATATTACGGAATTACAGAAATAA
- a CDS encoding OmpH family outer membrane protein produces the protein MKKIILSIAVIFSVTLFANAQKFAFIDSEYIMENIPSFNAAQEQLNQLSSQYQKELESMHAEIEQMYQDFQAESVLLSEDMKRKREDVIITKEKDYKTLQRKYFGPSGDLFKKRQGLIKPIQDDIFNAVQELATDGSYAVIFDKAGDATLFYTNPRYDLSDEVLRKLGYK, from the coding sequence ATGAAGAAAATTATTTTATCAATTGCAGTAATATTTTCAGTAACGTTATTTGCAAACGCTCAAAAATTCGCGTTTATCGATTCTGAATACATTATGGAAAACATTCCATCGTTTAACGCTGCTCAGGAGCAACTGAATCAGTTGTCGTCGCAATACCAAAAGGAACTGGAATCGATGCATGCTGAAATTGAACAAATGTACCAGGATTTTCAGGCCGAGAGTGTACTCCTGTCTGAAGACATGAAACGCAAACGCGAGGATGTGATTATTACTAAAGAAAAAGATTATAAAACATTGCAACGTAAGTATTTCGGACCAAGTGGCGACCTTTTCAAAAAACGTCAGGGATTGATTAAACCTATTCAGGACGACATCTTTAACGCCGTTCAGGAATTAGCTACCGATGGTAGCTATGCCGTGATTTTTGATAAGGCCGGCGATGCTACTTTATTTTATACCAATCCACGTTACGATCTGAGCGATGAAGTGCTTAGAAAACTGGGGTATAAATAA